In Parasphingorhabdus halotolerans, a single window of DNA contains:
- a CDS encoding phosphatidate cytidylyltransferase: MTDNVGPVGAKSNELRTRIIVGVALVAVTVSTLIVGDHSVGRHALWLLVVLMALGIVSEWAMLVGSPDNRKLAMYALSVPLAIMSYVAAGPSFLALGLIIGAAMFVAVFDRSLKLAAGILYAGLPALSILYLRGVDNGLLLVFWTLSLVWATDIGAYFSGRAFGGPKLAPSFSPNKTWAGLIGGVIVTAIFSFALHVYFQLPFRLVILSMPLAVLAQMGDLFESQMKRRAGAKDSGTIFPGHGGVMDRLDGLIPVAPVVASIMLLSSQ, from the coding sequence ATGACCGATAATGTCGGCCCGGTCGGTGCGAAATCCAATGAATTGAGAACGCGCATTATTGTGGGAGTCGCACTTGTTGCGGTTACGGTTTCCACGCTCATTGTCGGCGATCATTCGGTTGGCCGGCACGCTTTGTGGCTTCTTGTGGTGCTTATGGCATTGGGCATTGTTAGCGAATGGGCGATGTTGGTTGGCAGTCCGGATAACCGGAAGCTTGCAATGTACGCGCTTTCGGTGCCGCTCGCGATCATGTCGTATGTCGCAGCGGGCCCCTCGTTTTTAGCGCTTGGCCTCATCATCGGCGCTGCGATGTTTGTCGCGGTTTTCGATCGATCTCTAAAATTGGCGGCGGGCATATTATATGCAGGGCTTCCGGCACTGTCGATTCTTTATCTGCGCGGTGTCGATAATGGATTATTGCTGGTTTTCTGGACGTTGTCGCTGGTCTGGGCCACAGATATTGGCGCCTATTTTTCTGGTCGTGCGTTTGGCGGGCCGAAGCTGGCGCCAAGCTTTAGTCCCAATAAAACCTGGGCGGGCCTGATTGGTGGTGTCATTGTTACCGCTATTTTCAGCTTTGCTCTTCACGTCTATTTCCAGCTGCCGTTTCGTCTGGTGATACTGAGTATGCCATTGGCAGTGCTTGCCCAGATGGGCGATCTGTTTGAAAGCCAGATGAAGCGCAGGGCAGGGGCTAAGGACAGCGGCACAATATTTCCTGGTCACGGCGGTGTGATGGATCGGCTGGATGGTTTGATTCCGGTTGCGCCAGTTGTTGCCTCGATCATGTTATTGAGCAGCCAATGA